In Chryseobacterium sp. C-71, the genomic window TTTGTTACCGTTTTGTAAAGCAGAGTTACCGCTTTTTACTTTTACCTGGAAACCACCTGTACTGAAAATGTTTAAGTGATCTGCATTCATAGAGCTCACACCGTTTGCATAATCATTTTTGGTGACGTAATTTAAGTCTACATTTTTTTGTGCGTTGTTCACTACTAGTGTCTGAATCGGTTTCAATCTTACGTTAAGTGTAACGTTTTGTGCACTGAGGGTTCCTACACCTAATATTGCTATTGATGTAATAATGAATTTTTTCATTAAAGTTGTTGTTATATTGTTTCTAAGTTTCGATTGCAAAAGTATGACGACTGAGAGGAATACAGATTGTGAAAAATGACTTATTTTTTGTGAAAATTGACAAATAAATACTAAAACTTGTTTTTCTTTGCGTTTTTATAAATTTAAACATAATATTATATGATTAAATATAATTTATGTTTTGATTTGATTAAATGTAAAATAAAATAATGTTTTTAATATTATGTAATTGAATTAATAATTTTAAAATTAAGTTATTGTTATTTATCGCATAGCGGAAATTAATATAATTTTAATTTGCTATTGTGTAATGATCAGATAAACAAGCATTCTATTAGGTTCAGATGGAAAGCATTTGTTAAGGATTTCTCTTTGATTATGAGAAAGATGTGATGTAGGGATTTTTTGATCTATTGTGGAAGAGGTTTTTGAATAGACAAGCTTTGAATTAAATGAACAGTCGTCTTTATTCTCAGTATATTTAATGTCAGCAATGTTTGTTTGTGATGATTGTTTTGCGTTAATCAATTTGATCTGGTACCCGTATAGATTAGATGCAGTCAATTCATTTCTATAATTTGCACTGTTGGAAGTTTGGGAGTAATCTCTACTTTTTGAATCTTCTGCAGTTGTAATCGACAGAACCTGAGAAGGAAAAATTCTGATATTGATTCGAATTTGCTCTGCCGTCTGGGCTGATAAAACTGCTGAAAGTCCCAAAAGACATAAAAACAAGATACATTTAACGTACATATTAATAAGATGAACCGGTTTGGTAACATAAATATAGTGATTTATGTTAAAGCTTGTTTAATTTTCTTCAATAATATTTTATAGCAGTTAATTTGATCATGTTTTTAGTGTTTTCCGTTAGTAATTCATAATTTCTACAAAGTCTTCTCTCATTATCAAAACAAAAAAATTTCTCTCAATAATCCATTTTTTATGTAAGGTTAAATTACTTTAGCCGGAATCAAAAGATACCGTAACGTTTTCGTTAGCAATTAAAGCAGTTTTACTATCGTTAAAAATGGTAACACAATAGAGATGATTTAATACAAAATACCATCAATAAAAATTGCCCGTCTGCAACATCTTTATTAATATTGTGTTCATATGACAACAATAAAATTTTTGAAAGTTTTCGGTTTTCTAAAGGCTTATAGAATGTTATTTCTTCTGTTTTTCCTTGTTTTTTTTTCTTGTGAAAAATCTCAGAAAACGTCAGACAAAATTACTATCGGATTTTCTCAAGGCTTGGGAAATCATCCGTGGAGGCTGGCAATGAACCATTCTATGGAGATCCAGGCATCACTTCATTCCGAAGTGGAGCTCAATATCCAGAAAGCAGAAAGTTCTGTTAATAAGCAGGTTCAGGATATACAAAAAATGATTGATCGTAAGGTTGATGTGATAATCATTTCACCAATTGATCCTGAATCCTTAGTTCCTGTGGTGGAAAAAGCGGCTGCCAAAAAAATTCCGGTTATTTTGCTCGACAGGAAGATCAACTCAGAAAAATATACAACTTATATTGGCGCAGATAACGTGGAGATTGGTAAAGAAGCGGCCAATTATATTCTTTCAGATTCTAAAAATTATAAAAAAGTAATCGAAATAAGAGGCGATGACCAATCTTCCCCAACCATAGAAAGAAGTCTCGGCTTTCAGGAAATCATCAGAAATAATCCCAATATAGATCTCATCAAAACATTTAAAGGTCTTCCAGTTGACGCTTTCAGGAAAACGCTGGATTCATTGGGAAATCAAAGTCTGTATGTTTTTGCTTTTAATGATGAGCTTGCTGCCAATGCGTGGCAGGTTGCACGAAATACAGGTTTGGAAAACCAAATAAAATTTATCGGAGTTGATGGATTGAATACAAAAGACGGCGGAATCCAGATGGTTCTGGATGGAAAGCTTAACGCCACTTTATTGTATCCGACAGGTGGAGCAGAAGCCATCGAGACTGCGATTAAGATTCATAACGGTGCTGTCGTTCCTAAACGTATCAAGCTCAGCACAACGATCATTGACCGGATGAATGCGGAAATTATGCGCAATCAGTTTGATAAAATCATCGAACAGCAAGGCGTTATAGAAAATCAGGTACAGGCGGTTAAAAAGCAGATTGAGCTTTATTCTTCGCAAAAAGAATTATTCCGATGGTCTATTATATTATTGATATTGATGTTTTGCCTGGTTGCCTATTCTATTTACCTTATTTATGCGATCAAGATAAAAAATAAGCAACTTACGCTTACCAATGAGAGAATTACTATTCAAAGAAACCAAATCGAAACCATTGCCAATGAGTTGAAAGACAGTAATGAAGCGAGGGTTAATTTTTTCACGGGATTGTCTCATGAATTTAAAACACCCATCACGCTTATTCTCAGTTCATTAGAATCTTTGATGGAATCTGGCAAAACCAAAGGTACAAAACCATCCTATGAGTTGGAACTGATCAATAAAAATTCCAACAGATTATTGCGGTTGGTAGATAACTTGCTGGATTTTAGAAAAATAGAAAATCAAACTTTTAATCTTAGAGTTTCCAAGACAAATATTTACGATTTTACGTATGCTATTTTTCGTGATTTTGAAAATGAAGCTAAGAAAAGAAATATCAAATTCGAAATTCATTCTCAAAATAAAAACCTTGAGCTCTACATCGACAGAAACCTGATGGATAAAGTCTATTTCAACCTTTTGTCCAATGCTTTCAAATTTACGCCGGACAATGGAAAGATTGAAATCACGGTTCAGGAAAAAGGAAATCAGGCGGTCATCAGCTTCAAAGATAATGGAATCGGAATTCCCGAAAAAGAGATCAGCAATGTTTTTGAAGCTTATTTCAAAGGCTCCAATAACAGAAAAAACAGTTCAGGAATCGGGTTGCATCTTAGCAGACAGTTTATTGAGCTTCATCTTGGGAAGATAGAAGTGAACTCTTTTCAGGGAACGGAGTTTGTCATCAGTCTCTATAAGGGAAACAAGCATTTCAACGAAGACCAAATGATTAAAGAACCCAGTCTCGCAGATGCCGAAAGTCTTGTAACAGAAGCCGTTTTCGCAGGAGTGGAAGAAGATTCGATTACCCAAAATCAGGAATCTCAAGGCGAACGTTATTCACTTCTTTTGGTGGAGGATAATTCAGATTTGTCCTTCTTTTTGAGCAAAAAGCTTCAGAATGAGTTTGAGGTGATGGTTTCCGACGGTACAGATGCGATTGATAAGGCTTTAAACGAAATTCCTGATATTATCATCTGTGATGTCAATCTTCCGGACAAAAACGGTTTTGAAATCTGTGAAATTCTAAAAAACGACCTTCGTACATCACATATTCCTGTTATTCTCCTGACAGCTTTGGACAATAAAGAATCTTACCTGCAAGGGCTGAAATCCGGCGTGGATCTTTATCTTACAAAACCTTTCAGTTACCCAATTCTGATACAGTCGTTGCGTGCACTGCTTTACAACCGCGAAAAACTACGTTATTACTATACGAATAATATCGGCAGAATAGTGGACAGCAAGTCGTTTGGAAGCATAGAACAGACCTTTGTGAACAATCTCAACCAACTCATCAAAACCAATATCGACAACCCCGATTTTTCAGTCGAAAATCTTGCGGACTTGCTCAATATTTCCAGAATTCAGCTGTACAGAAAAATAAAAGCAATGTTTGATGTGAACGTGAGCGATTATATCAACAATTTCCGTCTGGAACAGGCCAAATCGATGCTTCAAAATCCTGAACTGACGATTTCTGAGATTGCATACAAGACCGGTTTTTCTTCCCCGAATTATTTCTCCACCGTTTTTAAAAATAAGTTTGGCGTATCGCCGAATGCTTTTAGAAAGTCCGCAGGAAAGAAGGAGTGATAAAGAAGTAGGAAATCAAATTACAGTATATTTAAAATTAATATTCTGATATCTAATATTTTTACAATATTCAGCAGCAGCAAATCAAACTGCTGCTTTTTTATTATACTTTCTCAACAACGCATCTTCATTCGCACGAACAAACAGCTTTCTGAATTATTTATAGTTTCTAAAAATTCCTGACTTAAAACCACACACCTTGACCCGTTTTTCGGTTAAAATTTTAATAACATTAATTGTTCCTAAACCGTAAAAACAGCAAAACGCACGTAACATTTTTATAAAACAATGTTACATTTTTGAAACCTGATTAAACTTTAATGAAATTATTTTTAAATAAATTATTGGTTTTCAGTTGATTGTAATTAATTAACAAATAATTAACCTTGCTGAAATATTTAGTTACAAAATTAAACCTTCGGATTGCCGCCCCGGGATATATTAGCCACAAACAAATAAATATTTTTAACAGATGAATAAAATTCTTATGTGGTCTATTACGGCAGCTTTGGCAGGATTTCTTTTCGGATTTGATGTTGTAGTGATTTCCGGAGCAGACAAAAAATTGCAGACGCTCTGGAACAGCTCAGATGCATTTCACGGAGCAGTCGTAATGGGAATGGCATTGTGGGGCACAGTGATAGGCGCCATTTTTGGCGGAATCCCGACCAATAAATTAGGACGTAAAAAAACACTCTTGATTATTGGTGTTTTATATGCATTTTCTGCAATAGGAACTGCACTTTCCAATGATCCTTATCTGTTTGCATTTTTCAGGTTTATGGGTGGTTTGGGCGTTGGTGCTTCTACAATTGCTGCACCGGCTTATATTTCAGAGATTGCACCTGCAAAAGACCGTGGCAGAATGGTTTCCCTGTATCAGTTTAATATTGTTCTGGGGATTCTGATTGCATTTTTATCAAATTATTTATTAAGCGGTATCGGCGATAACGATTGGAGATGGATGCTTGGTGTACAGGCAATTCCAGCTGCTATTTATACATTATGTGTTCTCACCATTCCTGAAAGTCCAAGATGGCTGGTTTCCCACTCCAGAATAGAAGAAGCGAAAAAAGTGATGAAAATCCTAAGTCCGGATCAGGATTCTGACACCTTGATCACCCAGATGGAAGATGACCATGCCGAATCGCCAAAGGAAAATATCTTTATGAAAAAATACCGTTTTCCGCTGATGTTGGCTTTTTTAGTAGCCTTTTTTAATCAGATGTCGGGGATTAACGCATTCCTGTATTATGCACCAAGAATTTTTGGTGAAGCAGGTTTGGGTGAGAAAACAGCACTTCTCAGCAGTATCGGAATTGGTGTTGTGAATATGGTTTTTACTTTGGTTGGGGTCAACCTCATTGATAAAGTAGGGAGAAGAACACTCATGTATTTGGGTTCCGTAGGGTATATCATTTCTCTGGGATTGGTTTCTATGGCGTTTTATTTCCATTGGTCAGGATTGGCGATTCCAATTTTCCTGTTCCTCTTCATTGCTTCTCATGCTATTGGTCAGGGAACAGTGATTTGGGTGTTCATTTCAGAGATTTTTCCGAACCATCTTAGAGCATCGGGACAGGCTTTCGGAAGTTCTACACACTGGCTTCTGGCAGCGATCATTCCATCACTGATTCCTACATTATTTTCCACGATAGGAGCAGGGACCGTCTTTTTAGTCTTTACCGTTGCAATGGTATTCCAATTATTATTCGTGATGTTTATGATGCCGGAAACCAAAGGGATATCGCTGGAAAAATTAAGCAAAACACTGACGAAATAGATTTAAAAAATCAATGTAATCATCAGAAAGAATACCTATATAAATTGAATAAGTGTTTTTTAAATAATTCAAAATTTCCTATTAAATAATCATAATGAAAAAAATCATATCAACTTTAATCATCGCTGCAACGTTTTATTCCGGGCTCAACGCGCAGTCGGTTTCGAAAACGACCGAAGAGCAACTTTACAGACCCAACTATCACTTCACTCCTCAAAAAGGCTGGATGAACGATCCAAACGGATTGTATTATTTAGATGGTCTTTATCATTTGTTTTTTCAGTATTATCCTGGTGGAAACAAATGGGGACCAATGCATTGGGGACACGCAACCAGCAAAGATTTGGTAAAATGGGAAGAGCAGGAAGTTGCTTTGTTCCCGGATCAATTGGGTTATATTTTTTCCGGAAGTGCTGTCGTAGATAAAAATAATACTTCTGGTTTTGGAGATGGAAAAAACATTCCGGTTGTAGCATTTTACACCTATCACGATCCATTAAAGGAAAAAGAAAATAAATTGGATGTTGAAAGTCAGGCTTTAGCGTATTCTTTGGATAACGGTAAAACGTGGACGAAATATAAAAATAATCCTATAATTCAAAATCCAGGTGTTCGAGATTTCAGAGATCCGAAAGTGATCCGAGATGAGATTCATCAGCAATGGATAATGAGTATTGCTGTGCAAGACAAAACACAGTTTTATGCTTCTAAAAATTTAAAAGATTGGCAACTTTTGTCAGATTTTGGAAAAGATTTAGGTGCACACGGCGGTGTTTGGGAATGTCCGGATTTTTTTCCTATAAAAATTGAGGGAACACAGGAAACCAAATGGGTTTTAATTCAAAATCTTAATCCGGGTGGACCAAACGGAGGCTCCGGTGCCCAGTTTTTTGTGGGTGATTTTGATGGAAAAACATTTAAAATAGATGCTCTTTTTGCAAAACAACTGGCAAAAGAAAAGGCCGTGTGGTTAGATTGGGGAATGGATAATTATGCAAGTGTATCTTTTGACAACGTCCCTGAAAATAAAAGAGTAATCATCGGCTGGATGTCTAATTGGCTGTATGCGCAGGAAGTTCCCACAGAAAAGTGGAGAAGCAGCAACACCATTGCAAGAGAAGTGAACCTCGTAAAAACGAAAGAAGGTTATATTCTTAAAAATGTACCCGTTTCTCAACTGGAAAAATATCATAGCAAGAAAATTTCAAAAAATATTAATCTAAAATCATCCCAATCTATTCTTAAAAATAATGAAATCGACCTTACAAAAGCAGTGATCGATTTTGATTTTAAGAAAATGACGAGCGGTGTCTATACAATTTCTTTGAGTAATTCTTTAGGTGAAAAACTCACTTTTGGAATCGATAATAAAGAGAAATCACTTTTCATAGACCGTAGAAAATCCGGGAAAACCAATTTCAGTGATAAATTCGCAAAAAAGGTTACTAAAACACCGCTTTCAAAAACTTTAACACAAGGAAAATTTAAAATTTTATTGGATAAAACTTCCATCGAAATTTTCTTCAATAACGGCGAAAAGGTAATGACCGAAATTTTCTTCCCTAATGAAAGCTTCTCGGAACTAAGCTTATACACAGATACAAAGGGAAGTGTTTTGAACATTACAGCTCATGAGCTTACAATTAATAAATAAAACTATACTATGAAGAAATACAAAATAGCCATCGCCTTTTGCCTTCTGCCTTTTTCGTATGTATTTGCGCAGGAAGTCGTTAAAGGTAAAGTAGTTTCCTCAAATCAAAAACCGTTGAGCGGAGTTGTTGTAACCGTTTCGGAGACAGGAGCCAATACTACCACAGACAGTAGCGGTTCATTTCAGATCAATGACCTGCAAAAAGGAAACACTTTAATTTTTACTTATCCGGATTTTTCCACCCGTGAAGTAATTGTGGATGAAAAGACTGTTCTCAATATCGTTTTGGCTTCAGAAAAAATCAAAAGCATAGACGAGGTTGTCGTAACAGGATATACGAAGCAGAGAAAGGCAGATATTACAGGTGCGGTTTCCGTGGTGGATATGAAAGACCTGAACAAGCAGACTGAACCCAATCCGATCAAATCTTTGCAGGGAAGAGTAGCCGGTGTTAATATCACAGCTGACGGATCTCCTTCAGGCAGTAATACAAAAGTACTGATCCGTGGTGTTGGGACTTTGAATAATACAGATCCGCTATACGTAATAGACGGTGTTCCTACAAAAGCCGGAATGCACGAACTTAACCCAAGTGACATCGAATCGATGCAGGTACTGAAAGATGCATCTTCAGCAAGTATCTACGGTTCCAGAGCTGCCAATGGTGTTATCATTATCACCACCAAAAAAGGGAAAAAGGGCAAGATGAGAATCGACCTTAATTATTATACGGCATATTCACAATATGCAAAGAAAACAGAGGTTCTGAACGCAAAACAATTCGGACAGGTGCTTTGGCAGGCCAACATCAATGACGGACTGAACCCGAATAGCAATAA contains:
- a CDS encoding sugar porter family MFS transporter, producing MNKILMWSITAALAGFLFGFDVVVISGADKKLQTLWNSSDAFHGAVVMGMALWGTVIGAIFGGIPTNKLGRKKTLLIIGVLYAFSAIGTALSNDPYLFAFFRFMGGLGVGASTIAAPAYISEIAPAKDRGRMVSLYQFNIVLGILIAFLSNYLLSGIGDNDWRWMLGVQAIPAAIYTLCVLTIPESPRWLVSHSRIEEAKKVMKILSPDQDSDTLITQMEDDHAESPKENIFMKKYRFPLMLAFLVAFFNQMSGINAFLYYAPRIFGEAGLGEKTALLSSIGIGVVNMVFTLVGVNLIDKVGRRTLMYLGSVGYIISLGLVSMAFYFHWSGLAIPIFLFLFIASHAIGQGTVIWVFISEIFPNHLRASGQAFGSSTHWLLAAIIPSLIPTLFSTIGAGTVFLVFTVAMVFQLLFVMFMMPETKGISLEKLSKTLTK
- a CDS encoding substrate-binding domain-containing protein produces the protein MTTIKFLKVFGFLKAYRMLFLLFFLVFFSCEKSQKTSDKITIGFSQGLGNHPWRLAMNHSMEIQASLHSEVELNIQKAESSVNKQVQDIQKMIDRKVDVIIISPIDPESLVPVVEKAAAKKIPVILLDRKINSEKYTTYIGADNVEIGKEAANYILSDSKNYKKVIEIRGDDQSSPTIERSLGFQEIIRNNPNIDLIKTFKGLPVDAFRKTLDSLGNQSLYVFAFNDELAANAWQVARNTGLENQIKFIGVDGLNTKDGGIQMVLDGKLNATLLYPTGGAEAIETAIKIHNGAVVPKRIKLSTTIIDRMNAEIMRNQFDKIIEQQGVIENQVQAVKKQIELYSSQKELFRWSIILLILMFCLVAYSIYLIYAIKIKNKQLTLTNERITIQRNQIETIANELKDSNEARVNFFTGLSHEFKTPITLILSSLESLMESGKTKGTKPSYELELINKNSNRLLRLVDNLLDFRKIENQTFNLRVSKTNIYDFTYAIFRDFENEAKKRNIKFEIHSQNKNLELYIDRNLMDKVYFNLLSNAFKFTPDNGKIEITVQEKGNQAVISFKDNGIGIPEKEISNVFEAYFKGSNNRKNSSGIGLHLSRQFIELHLGKIEVNSFQGTEFVISLYKGNKHFNEDQMIKEPSLADAESLVTEAVFAGVEEDSITQNQESQGERYSLLLVEDNSDLSFFLSKKLQNEFEVMVSDGTDAIDKALNEIPDIIICDVNLPDKNGFEICEILKNDLRTSHIPVILLTALDNKESYLQGLKSGVDLYLTKPFSYPILIQSLRALLYNREKLRYYYTNNIGRIVDSKSFGSIEQTFVNNLNQLIKTNIDNPDFSVENLADLLNISRIQLYRKIKAMFDVNVSDYINNFRLEQAKSMLQNPELTISEIAYKTGFSSPNYFSTVFKNKFGVSPNAFRKSAGKKE
- a CDS encoding glycoside hydrolase family 32 protein translates to MKKIISTLIIAATFYSGLNAQSVSKTTEEQLYRPNYHFTPQKGWMNDPNGLYYLDGLYHLFFQYYPGGNKWGPMHWGHATSKDLVKWEEQEVALFPDQLGYIFSGSAVVDKNNTSGFGDGKNIPVVAFYTYHDPLKEKENKLDVESQALAYSLDNGKTWTKYKNNPIIQNPGVRDFRDPKVIRDEIHQQWIMSIAVQDKTQFYASKNLKDWQLLSDFGKDLGAHGGVWECPDFFPIKIEGTQETKWVLIQNLNPGGPNGGSGAQFFVGDFDGKTFKIDALFAKQLAKEKAVWLDWGMDNYASVSFDNVPENKRVIIGWMSNWLYAQEVPTEKWRSSNTIAREVNLVKTKEGYILKNVPVSQLEKYHSKKISKNINLKSSQSILKNNEIDLTKAVIDFDFKKMTSGVYTISLSNSLGEKLTFGIDNKEKSLFIDRRKSGKTNFSDKFAKKVTKTPLSKTLTQGKFKILLDKTSIEIFFNNGEKVMTEIFFPNESFSELSLYTDTKGSVLNITAHELTINK